The Apium graveolens cultivar Ventura chromosome 6, ASM990537v1, whole genome shotgun sequence genome contains a region encoding:
- the LOC141667024 gene encoding hexokinase-1-like, with product MGKVAVTAAVIGGAAVCAAVALVVRHQLRNSRRAAAILKEFEQKCGTPSSKLKQVADAMTVEMHAGLASEGGSKLKMLISFVDNLPTGAEEGVYYALDLGGTNFRVLRVQLGGANGGVVDQEFAEVSIPPNLMVGTSQELFDYIAAELAKFVAQEGDRFQLPAGRKRELGFTFSFPVMQNSIVSGTLMRWTKGFSIDDAVGKDVVAELSSAMERQGVEMHVSALVNDTVGTLAGGRYTNKDVAVAVIMGTGTNAAYVERSQAIPKWHGPQPESGEMVINMEWGNFRSSHLPLTEYDHALDAESLNPSEQIFEKLTSGMYLGEIVRRVLCRMAEESALFGDTVPPKLTTPFILRTPDMSAMHHDTSSDLKVVGNKLKDILEISNTTLKVRKVVVELCNIVAIRGARLAAAGILGILKKLGRDTFRDGDAQRTVIAMDGGLYEHYTAYRECLESTLKELLDDKVAEHIVCEHSNDGSGIGAALLAASHSWYLS from the exons ATGGGTAAGGTGGCAGTGACGGCAGCGGTGATAGGCGGCGCCGCCGTGTGTGCGGCGGTGGCTTTGGTTGTTCGGCACCAGCTTCGTAATTCTCGAAGAGCTGCTGCTATTTTAAAGGAGTTTGAACAGAAGTGTGGGACCCCCAGTTCAAAATTGAAACAGGTGGCAGATGCTATGACGGTGGAGATGCACGCTGGACTTGCTTCTGAAGGCGGTAGTAAACTCAAAATGCTTATTAGCTTTGTTGATAATCTCCCCACTGG TGCTGAGGAAGGTGTGTATTATGCATTGGATCTTGGAGGAACGAATTTCCGGGTCTTGCGGGTGCAATTGGGAGGGGCGAATGGTGGTGTTGTTGATCAAGAATTTGCGGAGGTGTCAATTCCTCCGAATTTGATGGTTGGGACATCGCAG GAACTTTTTGATTATATTGCAGCAGAACTTGCAAAGTTTGTTGCTCAAGAAGGTGACAGATTTCAACTTCCTGCTGGTAGGAAGAGGGAATTAGGTTTCACCTTCTCTTTCCCTGTGATGCAAAATTCAATTGTTTCTGGGACACTTATGAGGTGGACCAAAGGTTTCTCTATTGATGATGCG GTTGGTAAAGACGTGGTAGCCGAACTATCAAGTGCCATGGAAAGACAAGGTGTTGAAATGCATGTGTCTGCTCTG GTTAACGACACGGTTGGCACATTAGCTGGGGGTAGGTACACCAACAAGGATGTTGCAGTGGCAGTTATTATGGGCACCGGAACTAATGCAGCTTATGTGGAGCGTTCTCAAGCAATACCCAAGTGGCATGGCCCTCAACCTGAATCAGGAGAGATG GTTATAAACATGGAATGGGGTAATTTCCGGTCGTCACATCTTCCCCTGACAGAGTATGATCATGCACTGGATGCTGAAAGTCTAAACCCTAGTGAACAG ATATTTGAGAAGTTAACTTCTGGAATGTATCTGGGAGAGATTGTTCGCAGAGTTTTATGTAGGATGGCAGAGGAATCTGCCCTTTTTGGTGACACTGTTCCACCAAAACTGACGACTCCATTTATATTAAG AACGCCTGACATGTCTGCGATGCATCATGATACATCGTCCGACCTGAAGGTGGTGGGAAATAAATTGAAGGATATCTTGGAG ATTTCCAACACTACTCTGAAGGTGAGGAAGGTCGTGGTTGAGTTATGCAATATCGTCGCCATACGTGGTGCCCGACTTGCTGCTGCTGGAATCTTGGGCATACTAAAGAAATTGGGTAGAGATACTTTCAGAGATGGGGATGCACAAAGGACAGTTATAGCTATGGATGGTGGATTATATGAGCATTATACTGCATATCGTGAGTGTTTGGAATCCACATTAAAAGAGCTGCTTGATGACAAAGTCGCGGAACACATAGTCTGTGAGCATTCCAATGATGGCTCAGGCATTGGGGCTGCACTTCTTGCTGCTTCGCATTCCTGGTATCTCAGCTAA
- the LOC141667813 gene encoding auxin-responsive protein IAA26-like isoform X1, whose translation MKKFSRKSDIISEASREWDSEEGKLELRLGPPGEEDWAIKTNDPSALHSLGHMNNASNKGFFLATDSQENTWINIENHHNLSTSSSSSEYNTQVLGNTIALSPWSTSASSQYKQSLPPAMGKESLQIKDYGSHKVMVELQNAENKGFSLSSAENTAVVTNNSQKRIAPVVGWPPIRSFRKNRAIACASKLSVQSEARNEVSEKIASKQQNHSSQKGLFVKINMDGVPIGRKVNLNAYDSYGKLSSAVDELFRGLLAAQTNPSDYSKYEDGETAITGVLDWSGEYTLVYEDNEGDRMLVGDVPWNMFVSTVKRLRVLKSSELSSLLYG comes from the exons ATGAAGAAGTTTTCAAGAAAAAGTGACATAATTTCAGAAGCTAGTAGAGAATGGGATTCTGAGGAAGGGAAGCTAGAGCTGAGACTTGGTCCACCGGGTGAAGAAGATTGGGCCATAAAAACAAATGACCCTTCTGCACTACACTCCCTTGGTCACATGAACAATGCCTCAAACAAAGGGTTCTTTTTAGCTACTGATTCTCAGGAAAACACTTGGATTAATATTGAAAATCATCATAACTTGTCAACTTCATCTTCATCCTCCGAATATAATACACAAGTTCTTGGGAATACAATAGCATTATCACCATGGTCAACATCTGCTTCTTCTCAATACAAACAAAGTTTGCCCCCTGCAATGGGGAAAGAATCATTACAGATCAAGGACTATGGCAGTCATAAAGTAATGGTAGAATTGCAGAATGCAGAAAACAAAGGATTTTCACTATCTTCTGCAGAAAATACAGCTGTTGTTACCAATAACTCTCAGAAAAG AATTGCTCCAGTTGTTGGATGGCCTCCAATTCGATCATTCAGGAAGAATCGTGCAATTGCCTGTGCTTCAAAGCTGTCAGTTCAATCTGAGGCAAGGAATGAGGTTTCAGAGAAGATTGCCAGCAAACAGCAAAATCACAGTAGCCAAAAAGGTTTGTTTGTGAAGATCAATATGGATGGAGTCCCTATTGGAAGAAAAGTAAATCTTAATGCTTATGACAGCTATGGAAAATTATCTTCTGCGGTGGATGAACTCTTCAGAGGCCTCTTGGCAG CTCAAACTAATCCCTCGGATTACAGCAAATATGAAGATGGGGAGACGGCTATTACAGGAGTGTTAGATTGGAGTGGGGAGTACACACTTGTTTACGAGGATAATGAAGGTGATAGGATGCTTGTCGGAGACGTCCCATGGAA TATGTTTGTGTCCACGGTCAAGAGATTACGTGTGTTGAAAAGCTCTGAACTTTCTTCTCTGCTAT ATGGGTAG
- the LOC141667813 gene encoding uncharacterized protein LOC141667813 isoform X2, with translation MKKFSRKSDIISEASREWDSEEGKLELRLGPPGEEDWAIKTNDPSALHSLGHMNNASNKGFFLATDSQENTWINIENHHNLSTSSSSSEYNTQVLGNTIALSPWSTSASSQYKQSLPPAMGKESLQIKDYGSHKVMVELQNAENKGFSLSSAENTAVVTNNSQKRIAPVVGWPPIRSFRKNRAIACASKLSVQSEARNEVSEKIASKQQNHSSQKGLFVKINMDGVPIGRKVNLNAYDSYGKLSSAVDELFRGLLAANMKMGRRLLQEC, from the exons ATGAAGAAGTTTTCAAGAAAAAGTGACATAATTTCAGAAGCTAGTAGAGAATGGGATTCTGAGGAAGGGAAGCTAGAGCTGAGACTTGGTCCACCGGGTGAAGAAGATTGGGCCATAAAAACAAATGACCCTTCTGCACTACACTCCCTTGGTCACATGAACAATGCCTCAAACAAAGGGTTCTTTTTAGCTACTGATTCTCAGGAAAACACTTGGATTAATATTGAAAATCATCATAACTTGTCAACTTCATCTTCATCCTCCGAATATAATACACAAGTTCTTGGGAATACAATAGCATTATCACCATGGTCAACATCTGCTTCTTCTCAATACAAACAAAGTTTGCCCCCTGCAATGGGGAAAGAATCATTACAGATCAAGGACTATGGCAGTCATAAAGTAATGGTAGAATTGCAGAATGCAGAAAACAAAGGATTTTCACTATCTTCTGCAGAAAATACAGCTGTTGTTACCAATAACTCTCAGAAAAG AATTGCTCCAGTTGTTGGATGGCCTCCAATTCGATCATTCAGGAAGAATCGTGCAATTGCCTGTGCTTCAAAGCTGTCAGTTCAATCTGAGGCAAGGAATGAGGTTTCAGAGAAGATTGCCAGCAAACAGCAAAATCACAGTAGCCAAAAAGGTTTGTTTGTGAAGATCAATATGGATGGAGTCCCTATTGGAAGAAAAGTAAATCTTAATGCTTATGACAGCTATGGAAAATTATCTTCTGCGGTGGATGAACTCTTCAGAGGCCTCTTGGCAG CAAATATGAAGATGGGGAGACGGCTATTACAGGAGTGTTAG